In Fretibacterium sp. OH1220_COT-178, one DNA window encodes the following:
- the cbiE gene encoding precorrin-6y C5,15-methyltransferase (decarboxylating) subunit CbiE, with the protein HAGLAGGHPNVVLLKGIAETLDRVERELERGSVAVLVSGDPGIYSLLPMLRRRWPGRALRVVPGVGSIQSLCAAAGETWEDAAILSGHGRPLSASRLLNTVERRRLTLLFCGGDHSPRWACEALAGAVGGLGGRVEAVVGERLSYPDERVTRGAPAELAGRDFDALSLMLVRNPEPWTPPFGRPRDADFERGEVPMTREEVRSVVLDRLELRPDSVLWDIGAGTGSVSAAAALAFPDAEVHAVECVPEAVSLLERNREKFRLHNMTIRPGRALALAGSLPDPTHVFVGGSGGELRELLELLPGRAGAVRVVVAAVTLQTLSEAVTVLSGPGYRDLEAVQISVSASRALGRSLLMAARNPVTLLCAWCRPRFAIEGLCP; encoded by the coding sequence GTCTCGGGGGACCCTGGGATCTACAGCCTGCTGCCGATGCTCCGGAGGCGCTGGCCGGGCCGGGCTCTGCGCGTGGTGCCGGGCGTCGGATCGATCCAGAGCCTCTGCGCCGCGGCGGGCGAGACCTGGGAGGACGCCGCGATCCTGTCGGGTCACGGAAGGCCGTTGAGCGCCTCCCGGCTTCTGAATACCGTGGAGCGCCGCAGGCTGACCCTGCTCTTCTGCGGGGGGGACCACTCGCCGCGCTGGGCGTGCGAGGCGCTGGCCGGAGCGGTGGGGGGCCTGGGGGGGCGCGTCGAGGCCGTGGTCGGGGAGCGGCTGAGCTATCCGGACGAGCGCGTGACGCGCGGGGCGCCCGCCGAGCTGGCGGGGCGGGATTTCGACGCGCTCTCCCTGATGCTGGTGCGCAACCCGGAGCCCTGGACGCCGCCCTTCGGACGGCCGCGCGACGCGGATTTCGAGCGCGGCGAGGTGCCCATGACGCGGGAGGAGGTCCGCTCGGTCGTCCTGGACCGGCTGGAGCTTCGGCCCGATTCCGTCCTCTGGGACATCGGGGCCGGGACCGGGTCCGTCTCCGCCGCCGCGGCCCTGGCCTTCCCCGACGCGGAGGTCCATGCCGTGGAGTGCGTGCCGGAGGCGGTGTCGCTCCTGGAGCGGAATCGGGAGAAGTTCCGGCTCCACAACATGACGATCCGCCCGGGGCGCGCCCTGGCCCTGGCGGGTTCGCTTCCGGACCCGACCCACGTCTTCGTCGGGGGGAGTGGCGGCGAGCTGCGGGAACTTTTGGAGCTCTTGCCGGGCAGGGCCGGGGCTGTGCGGGTGGTCGTCGCCGCCGTGACGCTTCAGACCCTGAGCGAGGCGGTGACGGTGTTGAGCGGGCCCGGGTACCGGGACCTGGAGGCGGTCCAGATCTCCGTAAGCGCCAGCCGGGCCCTTGGGCGCAGCCTTTTGATGGCCGCACGGAATCCGGTGACGCTGCTTTGCGCGTGGTGCCGACCCCGTTTCGCGATCGAAGGGCTTTGCCCCTGA